One window from the genome of Eucalyptus grandis isolate ANBG69807.140 chromosome 7, ASM1654582v1, whole genome shotgun sequence encodes:
- the LOC104452591 gene encoding zinc finger transcription factor YY1 isoform X1, whose translation MESHYAHNIFDRRPLLKAKTPAVKWVKEWVPQDVVATGGKCYVLKWVTESTLKALREKEKEPKEPEPEPEPTTEVLFLCSYEGCGKTFIDAGALRKHSHIHGERQYVCHYEGCGKKFLDSSKLKRHFLIHTGERDFVCPYEGCGKAFSLDFNLRSHMKTHSQENYHICPYPDCGKRYAHEYKLKNHIASQHEKNAAVEVTKYTPPPEKITTKASKPSSGAYGSASSDRPYACPYETCDKAYIHEYKLKLHLRREHPEYMADENAENATRNVDHEMDEASDQDNYSRKRANGKSQKQSRQKLNLKTPPAKPAKRKGAASPTPVTLNVVKKPWPVKEDIYEEEDSEETEEDQENVEGWRYAENNEDDDEETEYED comes from the exons ATGGAGTCTCATTACGCCCACAACATCTTCGACCGGCGCCCCCTCCTCAAGGCCAAGACCCCCGCCGTCAAGTGGGTCAAGGAATG GGTGCCACAAGATGTTGTAGCGACTGGCGGCAAGTGCTATGTCTTGAAATGGGTTACAG AGAGCACATTGAAGGCCctgagagagaaggaaaaggagccAAAGGAGCCAGAACCAGAGCCAGAGCCAACTACTGAAGTCCTTTTCCTCTGCAGCTATGAAGGATGTGGAAAAACCTTTATCGACGCTGGTGCTTTGAGAAAGCATTCTCACATCCATGGAGAAAGACAGTATGTGTGTCACTATGAGGGATGCGGAAAG AAATTTTTGGATAGTTCGAAATTAAAAAGGCACTTTCTTATTCACACTGGGGAAAGAGATTTTGTATGTCCTTATGAAGGCTGTGGTAAG GCATTTTCCCTGGATTTCAACCTGAGGTCCCACATGAAAACACACTCTCAAGAGAACTATCATATTTGCCCATACCCAGATTGTGGAAAGAGATATGCTCATGAGTACAAGCTTAAGAATCACATCGCATCGCAGCATGAAAAG AATGCGGCAGTTGAGGTGACGAAGTACACACCACCTCCGGAGAAGATCACTACTAAAGCTTCTAAACCTTCCAGTGGAGCTTATGGATCAGCATCATCTGACCGCCCTTATGCTTGTCCATATGAGACATGTGACAAGGCTTATATTCATGAGTACAAGCTCAAACTTCACTTGAGAAGAGAGCATCCCGAGTACATGGCTGATGAGAACGCTGAGAATGCCACACGCAATGTGGATCATGAAATGGATGAAGCTAGCGATCAAGATAATTACAGCAGAAAGCGTGCCAACGGGAAAAGCCAGAAGCAAAGCAGACAGAAACTGAACTTGAAGACGCCTCCAGCAAAGCCTGCTAAGAGGAAAGGTGCCGCCAGCCCTACTCCCGTCACTTTGAATGTGGTGAAGAAACCGTGGCCAGTTAAAGAAGACATATATGAGGAAGAAGATAGTGAAGAGACAGAAGAGGACCAAGAGAATGTGGAGGGATGGAGATATGCCGAAAACAACGAGGATGACGATGAAGAGACTGAGTATGAAGACTAG
- the LOC104452591 gene encoding zinc finger transcription factor YY1 isoform X2, with translation MESHYAHNIFDRRPLLKAKTPAVKWVKEWVPQDVVATGGKCYVLKWVTESTLKALREKEKEPKEPEPEPEPTTEVLFLCSYEGCGKTFIDAGALRKHSHIHGERQYVCHYEGCGKAFSLDFNLRSHMKTHSQENYHICPYPDCGKRYAHEYKLKNHIASQHEKNAAVEVTKYTPPPEKITTKASKPSSGAYGSASSDRPYACPYETCDKAYIHEYKLKLHLRREHPEYMADENAENATRNVDHEMDEASDQDNYSRKRANGKSQKQSRQKLNLKTPPAKPAKRKGAASPTPVTLNVVKKPWPVKEDIYEEEDSEETEEDQENVEGWRYAENNEDDDEETEYED, from the exons ATGGAGTCTCATTACGCCCACAACATCTTCGACCGGCGCCCCCTCCTCAAGGCCAAGACCCCCGCCGTCAAGTGGGTCAAGGAATG GGTGCCACAAGATGTTGTAGCGACTGGCGGCAAGTGCTATGTCTTGAAATGGGTTACAG AGAGCACATTGAAGGCCctgagagagaaggaaaaggagccAAAGGAGCCAGAACCAGAGCCAGAGCCAACTACTGAAGTCCTTTTCCTCTGCAGCTATGAAGGATGTGGAAAAACCTTTATCGACGCTGGTGCTTTGAGAAAGCATTCTCACATCCATGGAGAAAGACAGTATGTGTGTCACTATGAGGGATGCGGAAAG GCATTTTCCCTGGATTTCAACCTGAGGTCCCACATGAAAACACACTCTCAAGAGAACTATCATATTTGCCCATACCCAGATTGTGGAAAGAGATATGCTCATGAGTACAAGCTTAAGAATCACATCGCATCGCAGCATGAAAAG AATGCGGCAGTTGAGGTGACGAAGTACACACCACCTCCGGAGAAGATCACTACTAAAGCTTCTAAACCTTCCAGTGGAGCTTATGGATCAGCATCATCTGACCGCCCTTATGCTTGTCCATATGAGACATGTGACAAGGCTTATATTCATGAGTACAAGCTCAAACTTCACTTGAGAAGAGAGCATCCCGAGTACATGGCTGATGAGAACGCTGAGAATGCCACACGCAATGTGGATCATGAAATGGATGAAGCTAGCGATCAAGATAATTACAGCAGAAAGCGTGCCAACGGGAAAAGCCAGAAGCAAAGCAGACAGAAACTGAACTTGAAGACGCCTCCAGCAAAGCCTGCTAAGAGGAAAGGTGCCGCCAGCCCTACTCCCGTCACTTTGAATGTGGTGAAGAAACCGTGGCCAGTTAAAGAAGACATATATGAGGAAGAAGATAGTGAAGAGACAGAAGAGGACCAAGAGAATGTGGAGGGATGGAGATATGCCGAAAACAACGAGGATGACGATGAAGAGACTGAGTATGAAGACTAG